From the genome of Amyelois transitella isolate CPQ chromosome 29, ilAmyTran1.1, whole genome shotgun sequence:
tccataatataagtaaagagtaaataataaaaacttttcgaaaatAATACCGCGCTCACTCAAGTGTCAGGTATCATGTCATTAGGCTAGAACGTTTCATTCTACGACAATTTGGTCGTAATTATTTACGTTTACTTtcgtgataatatttataataataccagAACATTTagtaataatgattttaaatcgaaccgaaattttattttatttgtgtaccgaataaaactttaattgttttaactcaTTTAAGTAGCATTGTAAATATTCTTCATTCAAAAATGTTGCTTAGAACGAGACATCGTGAATGTTACCATgatgtaaattatttgatgGCTGCTTAGCTGAGTATGCCTTGAAATCATTTGAGTAGCCTTTGAGTATACTACTTTAATCTGAGATatgcttaaatttaagagcccTTCAACTGAGTATAAGATTTGAGTAACGTTTCAGTATTCGGCCGTTAGTCCTCCTTTACTATTATGACTACCTACGTTTAGTATACTCCTTAAATATCACTACAGGTCTGAAACATTAATTGaaagacataaaaatatataaattatagattatttagaaaaaaacatttatttttctgagtTCTGAACGAAATTCAATTAAGATTCCATTGCGATGTGAAGTTGACATTGACACTTTGAGGTTCTTTCGATTTCCTTTCAAAAGTTGACACAACAAAATGTCTAAGAGAGGTTcgtgaaattattaaatatccGTTTTAATCATGTCTTTTGGTGCTAAATTTCATAATCTAATATGTGATCTTGCAAATCTGTTACTCAACCCATAtgaattaaacaatattttggcAATCTTTAAGACTTAGCCCGCGGGTGTTTGGTGAAGATGAGTAAACTgtgttttttctgttttaagGACGTGGTGGTTCCGCAGGAGCAAAGTTCCGCATCTCACTGGGTCTTCCAGTGGGAGCGGTGATTAACTGCGCAGATAATACAGGTAATTAGCGATTGTTTGTAAAACATAACCTATAAACTGGTGCCCTAATGGTGGTACCTACTAAAGTGAACAACAATGATGATTTCTTACTTTAAACACAATGTGTTTTGAATCATGATGATTTTTTCCTTGGCTGTGTCTGATGTTGTTCGCAAATAGTTGTTTTTAATGCTACCATTAATGTTAATCATATTCTAAACTGGCAGTCAcattgtgtatttatttttagttctaCGTATCATGAGTGACTTGGATCCAAATACAAAATGCTTTGGATATACAGTGATTAATTCACAAGTATTTATCAATTTAGCTAACAGcagttttgttaaaataagtcATGTTTCGCAGAATTTGAGGAATTTGCTAAATAGTTAACTAAAGAGattgacataaaatatttgtttgataaaaatgCTACCGTCAATTTTTGAGAGTTCAGTTATAAtccaaaaaaacaaaaacaagaaagTATCTTTTTGCTACGCAATAAAGTTCATACATAACTTTCCAATAAATCTAATTCTAAAAAACAagtattatcatttatttccaGGAGCAAAGAACTTGTATGTCATTGCTGTACAGGGCATCAAGGGTCGCCTCAACAGATTGCCCGCTGCTGGTTCCGGGGACATGATTGTCGCCACCGTAAAGAAGGGAAAACCTGAACTCAGAAAAAaggtaaatttaaaacaattcaaATCTTAAAGGACTTCAGTGTATTGATTTgacaacaaaacaataaaaaaaatataagagatATTAAAGCTATCAACAGTTTAGAATGAAATCTGAAATGaaaactaaaagaagaattgaaTTGATTGGTGCAATTTTTATCcatgttgtaattttttgagAGTATCTGTTCATCAAAGATCAGCTGcgaaaatgaattaaatgcATTATTCAAGGatcgaaaataaaatgtttgagaTGCATCCATTGACTAGAGAAATAGATGATTGCGATGATGATATGCCTAAGGTTTCGCTAACATTTTCAACTGAATGGTGTGACACACCCTGTTGATACACCTTGGCTGACTGAGCAATCTTAATTTGTATGTACAGTCAACTGAACAGATTGACCCCCTGTTAATACAAACCTTTGTCATCATACCTATTGTCTGTCAAGTCATGGCAAGACTTATCT
Proteins encoded in this window:
- the LOC106129483 gene encoding large ribosomal subunit protein uL14 → MSKRGRGGSAGAKFRISLGLPVGAVINCADNTGAKNLYVIAVQGIKGRLNRLPAAGSGDMIVATVKKGKPELRKKVMPAVVIRQRKPFRRRDGVFIYFEDNAGVIVNNKGEMKGSAITGPVAKECADLWPRIASNASSIA